Proteins encoded by one window of Lathyrus oleraceus cultivar Zhongwan6 chromosome 1, CAAS_Psat_ZW6_1.0, whole genome shotgun sequence:
- the LOC127105179 gene encoding protein C2-DOMAIN ABA-RELATED 4 codes for MDESAAASAAAASVPKSLMENLLGLLRVRIKRGVNLAVRDVRSSDPYLVIKMYNQKLKTRVIKRDVNPEWNEDLTLSVIDPNHIVSLTVYDHDTFSKDDKMGDAEFDFSSYIEALRMDVTGLSNGTILKRIQPSKHNCLTEESRIYYNSGKIIQDMILRLQNVECGEVEISLHWIDLPGSKGL; via the exons atggATGAATCAGCCGCAGCATCAGCAGCAGCAGCATCTGTTCCAAAATCTCTGATGGAGAATCTgttaggtcttttgagggttcGTATCAAACGTGGCGTCAATCTTGCTGTTCGTGATGTTCGTAGCAGCGATCCTTATCTTGTCATCAAGATGTATAATCAG AAACTTAAGACTCGTGTGATTAAAAGGGATGTTAATCCTGAGTGGAATGAAGATCTTACTCTTTCTGTTATAGATCCTAATCACATAGTTTCATTG ACTGTGTATGATCATGACACTTTTAGCAAGGATGACAAAATGGGAGACGCGGAATTTGACTTCTCTTCTTATATAGAAGCCCTGAGGATGGACGTAACCGGCCTTTCAAACGGCACCATACTCAAACGAATTCAACCAAGTAAGCACAACTGCCTTACTGAGGAGAGCCGTATCTATTATAACAGTGGAAAGATTATCCAAGATATGATTCTTAGATTGCAAAATGTGGAATGTGGTGAAGTTGAAATCAGTTTGCACTGGATTGATCTTCCTGGTTCTAAAGGTTTATGA